From a single Planococcus shenhongbingii genomic region:
- the buk gene encoding butyrate kinase: protein MQEQLHRILVINPGSTSTKIGVFDNDILIMEKTIRHSSEALAGFSSIIDQYSFRKQTILEALDEEGMNVSNLSAVCGRGGLLRPIEGGTYAVDQAMLEDLRKGILGQHASNLGGILAYEIAEALNIPSFIVDPVVVDELDPIARISGFSLIERKSIFHALNQKAVARRYAKELGRTYEDMRLIVTHMGGGITVGVHLNGRVVEVNNGLHGDGPFSPERAGTVPAGDLVELCFSGQYYRHEIMKMLVGQGGLVGYLGTNDAVKVEKRIQKGDLEAERIYDAMAYQVAREIGSASTVLNGKVDAIILTGGLAYGKDFVKSISDRVNWIADVAVMPGENELQALAEGAVRVLNKEEQAKTYSAGK, encoded by the coding sequence GTGCAAGAACAGCTGCATCGCATTTTGGTCATCAACCCGGGTTCAACTTCGACTAAAATTGGCGTTTTTGACAACGATATCCTGATTATGGAAAAGACCATCCGCCATTCATCGGAAGCGTTAGCCGGATTTTCTTCCATCATCGACCAGTACAGCTTCCGCAAACAGACGATTCTGGAGGCGTTGGATGAAGAGGGCATGAATGTTTCCAATCTTTCTGCCGTATGTGGAAGAGGCGGGCTGCTGCGTCCGATTGAAGGCGGTACATATGCTGTGGATCAAGCGATGCTCGAGGATTTAAGAAAAGGGATTTTAGGGCAGCATGCTTCTAATTTAGGAGGCATTCTTGCTTACGAAATTGCAGAAGCCCTGAACATTCCGTCGTTTATCGTCGATCCCGTTGTAGTGGATGAACTGGACCCGATTGCCCGCATTTCCGGTTTTTCACTGATTGAGCGCAAATCGATTTTCCATGCCTTAAACCAAAAAGCTGTAGCACGGCGGTATGCCAAAGAATTGGGGCGTACGTATGAAGACATGCGCTTGATTGTGACGCATATGGGCGGCGGCATTACAGTAGGTGTGCATTTGAATGGCCGGGTGGTCGAGGTCAATAATGGCCTGCATGGAGACGGGCCATTCAGTCCTGAACGGGCCGGCACAGTACCAGCCGGAGATTTGGTTGAATTATGTTTTTCCGGGCAATATTATCGCCATGAAATCATGAAAATGCTTGTAGGACAAGGTGGATTGGTCGGCTATTTGGGAACAAATGATGCGGTCAAAGTGGAAAAGCGGATCCAAAAAGGCGATTTGGAAGCTGAACGTATTTATGATGCGATGGCTTACCAAGTGGCACGTGAAATCGGTTCAGCCAGTACTGTATTAAATGGTAAAGTCGATGCCATCATTTTGACGGGCGGCTTGGCTTACGGCAAAGACTTTGTCAAATCGATTTCAGACCGCGTCAACTGGATTGCGGATGTCGCTGTTATGCCGGGTGAAAACGAGTTGCAGGCTTTGGCAGAAGGAGCCGTCCGGGTATTGAATAAAGAAGAGCAAGCGAAGACCTATTCAGCAGGGAAATGA
- a CDS encoding methylmalonyl-CoA mutase family protein, translated as MTIESMKQTNFSERTYEDWREAAEKTLKGKPFEKTLKTPTIEGLTLEPLYTKEMLERLDSFVRSQTIAVQNGKRLPGWFVAQETHAETAAGYLDAMKKDLKRGNEMVVYTSNQNLSWSDEELKSLAELIVHYPLYFRLSSDDNGILRVFDFIEEEQLAHVQGVIYSEAPAAAPQNVRTQLVDTIPVHNAGGTIVHELGVALSILAETFSKHEFQTKAADIWVRFAVDTQFFQEIAKLRAFRVLWNAFCSAYGETAPILPVFTETSVRSYSKLDPYVNLLRAGNATFSAVLGGTNAHTVHPHDFLTVPDEQSSRIARNVQLVIKEETHVSHVLDAAAGSYFIETLTKEFVDAAWSYFLEIEEAGGYSEVIKSGWLTDDIQAKWVERKEKVAAREHSLIGTNIYANPQEPIKEGKVDDSHLVYMTAKRLAAPFEKLRAQSKLKTLKTAVLHLGPLKTVKSQSDFVQGFLAVGGIEPLLSPALNSAQDVNQYLADNAIDYAVLCGPKEKLDEVVPGLETAAVLDVAGKYSKDDLSGWAANGVADAIFAGKHIISKLEQILSLGKEAI; from the coding sequence TTGACAATCGAATCGATGAAACAGACAAATTTTTCCGAACGTACATATGAAGATTGGCGGGAAGCGGCTGAAAAAACTTTAAAAGGCAAGCCATTCGAAAAAACTCTCAAAACGCCTACCATTGAAGGACTTACACTAGAACCCCTGTATACGAAAGAAATGCTGGAGCGGCTGGACTCATTTGTCCGTTCGCAGACCATAGCCGTCCAGAATGGCAAAAGGCTTCCAGGATGGTTTGTGGCGCAAGAAACCCATGCTGAAACAGCAGCCGGCTACTTGGACGCCATGAAAAAAGATTTAAAGCGCGGCAATGAAATGGTCGTCTATACCAGCAATCAGAATTTGTCTTGGTCCGATGAAGAGTTGAAAAGCCTGGCGGAATTGATTGTCCATTATCCTTTATATTTCCGGTTGAGTTCTGATGACAATGGCATTCTTCGGGTTTTTGACTTTATTGAAGAAGAACAGCTTGCGCATGTCCAGGGCGTCATTTACTCGGAAGCTCCAGCAGCTGCACCTCAAAACGTCCGGACTCAGTTGGTCGATACGATTCCGGTCCACAATGCGGGCGGCACCATTGTTCATGAGCTTGGAGTGGCATTAAGTATTTTAGCTGAAACATTCAGCAAGCATGAATTCCAAACAAAAGCGGCTGATATTTGGGTCCGGTTTGCCGTGGATACACAGTTTTTCCAGGAAATCGCAAAACTTCGTGCATTCCGCGTGCTTTGGAACGCTTTTTGTTCAGCCTACGGTGAAACGGCGCCCATACTTCCTGTTTTCACGGAAACTTCGGTTCGATCTTATTCGAAATTAGACCCTTACGTCAATTTGCTGCGGGCAGGCAACGCCACTTTTTCAGCAGTGCTTGGCGGAACCAACGCCCATACGGTGCATCCCCATGATTTTTTAACCGTTCCGGATGAACAAAGCAGCCGGATTGCCCGCAATGTCCAATTGGTGATTAAAGAAGAAACGCATGTATCACACGTGCTTGATGCGGCAGCAGGTTCTTATTTTATCGAGACTTTAACAAAAGAATTCGTGGATGCCGCATGGAGTTACTTTTTGGAGATTGAAGAAGCTGGAGGCTATTCGGAAGTTATTAAATCCGGCTGGCTGACAGATGACATTCAAGCGAAATGGGTAGAACGAAAAGAAAAAGTCGCGGCACGCGAGCATTCGTTGATTGGCACCAATATTTACGCTAATCCACAAGAGCCTATAAAAGAAGGCAAAGTGGATGACAGCCACCTTGTCTACATGACGGCTAAACGTTTGGCCGCTCCTTTTGAAAAGTTAAGGGCCCAAAGCAAACTAAAGACATTGAAAACAGCGGTGTTGCATCTGGGGCCGTTGAAAACGGTGAAAAGCCAATCGGATTTTGTCCAAGGCTTTTTGGCGGTTGGCGGCATCGAGCCTTTGCTTAGCCCGGCGTTAAATTCTGCCCAAGACGTTAACCAGTACTTGGCTGATAATGCTATTGATTATGCCGTATTATGCGGGCCGAAAGAAAAACTGGATGAAGTGGTTCCAGGATTGGAAACAGCAGCAGTACTCGATGTTGCCGGGAAGTACAGTAAAGATGATTTGAGCGGCTGGGCGGCAAACGGCGTGGCGGATGCCATTTTTGCCGGAAAGCACATCATCTCAAAACTTGAGCAAATTCTGAGTCTTGGAAAGGAGGCCATCTGA
- a CDS encoding BrxA/BrxB family bacilliredoxin, with translation MAMDFNFLMNDIANQARKEMVDAGYTELKTPEEVTEVFAQPGTSLVMINSVCGCAGGIARPAALHSVHYDKRPDRFLTVFAGQDKEATAQAREIFGEDHLPSSPSFVLLKDGKMIDEIGRHEIEGHDPMSVITHIQELFEEHCKEI, from the coding sequence ATGGCAATGGATTTTAATTTTCTTATGAATGATATCGCGAACCAAGCCCGCAAGGAAATGGTTGATGCAGGATATACTGAACTCAAAACACCTGAAGAGGTCACAGAAGTTTTTGCCCAGCCCGGCACCAGCCTGGTTATGATCAACTCGGTTTGCGGTTGTGCAGGCGGCATCGCCCGTCCCGCAGCATTGCATTCTGTCCATTACGACAAACGCCCGGACCGTTTTTTGACTGTATTCGCAGGACAGGATAAAGAAGCGACTGCTCAAGCACGTGAAATTTTTGGTGAAGATCATCTTCCTTCTTCTCCGTCATTCGTTCTTTTGAAAGACGGGAAAATGATTGATGAAATTGGCAGACATGAAATTGAAGGCCATGACCCGATGTCTGTAATTACGCATATCCAGGAATTGTTTGAAGAGCATTGCAAAGAGATTTAA
- the lpdA gene encoding dihydrolipoyl dehydrogenase encodes MAQNYDVVIIGGGTGGYVAAIRSAQLGLKTAIVEKGKLGGTCLHKGCIPSKALLRSAEVYSTTKNHAADFGVNTGEVSLDFSRVQQRKQSIVDQLHAGVQGLMKKGKIDVYDGIGRILGPSIFSPNAGTVSVEMTNGEENEMLIPHNVIIATGSRPRTLPGLTIDGNLVMSSDEALQMKELPKSILIVGGGVIGIEWASMLNDFGVDVTVIEYADRIIPTEDKDVSKEMQKLLTKKGIKFAVSAKVLAETLETGDNGVTIQAELKEGTETFSAEKMLVSVGRQANIENIGLENTDIIVDKGFIQVKNTFQTKESHIYAIGDVIGGLQLAHVASHEGITAVEHIKGNNPHAINYDLVSRCVYSSPEAASVGITEQQAKDKGFDVKVGKFSFKAIGKALVYGESDGFVKIVADTETNDILGVHMIGPHVTDMISEAGLAMVLDATPWEIADTIHPHPTLSEVMGEAALAVDGKAIHS; translated from the coding sequence ATGGCACAAAATTATGATGTAGTCATTATCGGAGGCGGAACGGGCGGCTATGTAGCCGCCATCCGTTCTGCTCAACTAGGTTTAAAAACGGCTATCGTCGAAAAAGGCAAACTCGGAGGCACTTGCCTCCATAAAGGCTGTATTCCAAGCAAAGCATTGTTGCGCAGCGCGGAAGTATACTCAACCACTAAAAATCATGCAGCTGATTTCGGAGTCAATACAGGAGAAGTTTCTTTGGATTTCTCGCGTGTGCAGCAGCGGAAACAAAGCATTGTGGATCAATTGCACGCAGGTGTCCAAGGGTTGATGAAAAAAGGCAAGATTGATGTTTATGACGGCATCGGCCGCATTCTTGGCCCTTCCATTTTCTCGCCGAATGCCGGAACGGTATCCGTGGAAATGACCAACGGGGAAGAAAACGAAATGCTGATTCCACATAACGTCATTATCGCCACAGGTTCACGCCCGCGAACGCTGCCAGGTCTGACGATTGACGGCAATTTGGTCATGAGTTCAGATGAAGCGCTGCAAATGAAAGAACTTCCAAAGTCGATTTTAATTGTCGGCGGCGGCGTCATCGGAATTGAATGGGCCTCCATGCTCAATGATTTTGGGGTAGATGTGACCGTGATCGAATATGCAGACCGCATTATTCCGACTGAAGACAAAGACGTTTCAAAAGAAATGCAGAAATTGCTGACGAAAAAAGGCATTAAATTTGCCGTAAGCGCAAAAGTTTTGGCGGAAACACTCGAAACTGGCGACAATGGCGTGACCATCCAAGCGGAACTCAAAGAAGGCACTGAAACTTTCAGCGCTGAGAAAATGCTGGTTTCTGTTGGGCGCCAGGCTAATATTGAAAACATCGGCTTGGAAAATACGGACATCATTGTCGATAAAGGATTTATTCAAGTGAAAAATACTTTCCAGACGAAAGAATCCCATATTTATGCGATTGGCGATGTGATCGGCGGGCTGCAATTGGCGCACGTCGCTTCCCATGAAGGAATTACGGCTGTTGAGCATATCAAAGGCAATAATCCGCACGCCATAAATTATGACTTGGTGTCGCGCTGCGTTTATTCCAGTCCGGAAGCTGCAAGCGTCGGCATCACCGAACAGCAGGCAAAAGACAAAGGCTTCGACGTCAAAGTCGGCAAGTTCTCTTTTAAAGCAATCGGCAAAGCACTTGTTTACGGAGAATCTGACGGCTTTGTGAAAATTGTCGCTGATACAGAAACAAATGATATTCTCGGAGTCCATATGATTGGCCCGCACGTGACTGATATGATTTCAGAAGCGGGGCTTGCCATGGTTTTAGACGCAACTCCGTGGGAAATCGCCGATACGATCCATCCGCACCCGACACTTTCAGAAGTGATGGGCGAAGCGGCGTTAGCGGTTGACGGCAAAGCGATTCATAGTTAA
- a CDS encoding thiamine pyrophosphate-dependent dehydrogenase E1 component subunit alpha — protein sequence MAAKHEEVGLSNDDLLKMYETMLTARRVDERMWLLNRSGKIPFVISCQGQEAAQVGAAFALDNTKDYIAPYYRDLGVVLHFGMTPKDLMLSAFAKAEDPNSGGRQMPGHFGQKKNRILTGSSPVTTQLPHAVGVALAGKMKKQDFITFNTLGEGSSNQGDFHEGLNFAGVHKLPVITMVENNKYAISVPFERQVASKNVSDRAASYGMPGVTIDGNDPIEVYKHVKEAADRARRGDGPSLIETVSERMTAHSSDDDHRQYRSADELAAQKEKDPILTFGAYLKEHNIMDDQLEKEINDRIMAIVNEATDYAENAAYAEPEHALKYVYAEGGNE from the coding sequence ATGGCTGCAAAACACGAAGAAGTTGGTTTATCCAATGACGATTTGCTGAAAATGTATGAAACGATGTTAACGGCCCGCCGCGTCGATGAACGCATGTGGCTATTAAACCGTTCTGGAAAAATTCCGTTTGTCATTTCTTGTCAAGGACAAGAAGCAGCTCAAGTCGGGGCTGCCTTTGCTCTCGATAATACAAAAGATTATATTGCTCCTTATTACCGTGACCTTGGTGTAGTCCTGCACTTCGGCATGACGCCGAAAGATTTAATGCTGTCGGCTTTTGCCAAAGCGGAAGATCCGAACTCCGGCGGCCGTCAGATGCCTGGACATTTTGGCCAGAAGAAAAACCGCATCTTGACCGGTTCTTCTCCGGTAACGACGCAATTGCCTCATGCAGTCGGCGTAGCGCTTGCTGGAAAAATGAAAAAACAAGACTTCATTACCTTCAACACACTTGGCGAAGGTTCGTCCAACCAAGGTGATTTCCACGAAGGCCTGAATTTCGCTGGCGTCCATAAGCTGCCGGTCATCACGATGGTGGAAAACAATAAATACGCAATTTCTGTTCCTTTTGAACGCCAAGTAGCGAGCAAAAACGTTTCGGACCGTGCCGCAAGCTACGGCATGCCGGGTGTGACGATTGACGGCAACGACCCGATTGAAGTCTACAAACATGTGAAAGAAGCGGCAGACCGTGCACGCCGCGGAGATGGCCCGAGCTTGATCGAAACGGTTTCCGAACGAATGACGGCTCACTCATCAGATGACGACCACCGTCAGTACCGCTCAGCTGATGAACTGGCTGCCCAAAAAGAAAAAGATCCGATTCTGACATTCGGCGCTTATTTGAAGGAACACAATATCATGGATGATCAATTGGAAAAAGAAATCAATGACCGCATCATGGCAATTGTCAATGAAGCGACAGATTATGCGGAAAATGCAGCTTATGCAGAACCTGAACATGCACTGAAATACGTCTATGCTGAAGGAGGAAACGAATAA
- a CDS encoding alpha-ketoacid dehydrogenase subunit beta, which produces MAVMNYIDAITLAMKEEMERDENVFVLGEDVGKKGGVFKATQGLYDQFGEDRVIDTPLAESAIAGVGIGAAMYGLRPIAEFQFADFIMPAVNQIISEASRIRYRSNNDWSCPIVFRAPFGGGVHGALYHSQSVEAVFANQPGLKIVIPSTPYDAKGLLKAAIRDEDPVMFFEHKRAYRLIKGEVPEEDYTIEIGKADVKREGDDITVITYGLAVHFALQAAERLAEDGISAHILDLRTIYPLDKEGIIEAAKKTGKVLLVTEDNKEGSIIGEVAAIIAENCLFDLDAPIRRLAGPDVPAMAYAPTMEKYFMINPDKVEKAMRDLAEF; this is translated from the coding sequence ATGGCAGTTATGAATTATATTGATGCCATCACGCTTGCAATGAAAGAAGAAATGGAGCGTGACGAAAACGTTTTTGTTCTCGGTGAAGATGTCGGGAAAAAAGGCGGCGTGTTTAAAGCGACGCAAGGCCTTTACGATCAATTTGGTGAAGACCGCGTGATCGATACACCACTTGCAGAATCTGCAATCGCAGGTGTCGGCATTGGTGCAGCGATGTATGGACTTCGCCCGATTGCTGAATTCCAGTTTGCTGATTTTATTATGCCGGCAGTCAACCAGATCATTTCAGAAGCTTCACGCATCCGTTACCGGTCGAACAATGACTGGTCTTGCCCAATCGTATTCCGCGCTCCGTTTGGCGGCGGCGTCCATGGTGCCTTGTACCATTCGCAATCCGTGGAAGCAGTTTTCGCTAACCAGCCGGGTCTTAAAATTGTCATCCCGTCAACCCCATATGACGCAAAAGGGCTTTTAAAAGCGGCCATCCGAGATGAAGATCCGGTAATGTTTTTCGAACATAAACGCGCTTACCGCTTGATCAAAGGGGAAGTGCCAGAAGAAGATTACACGATCGAAATCGGCAAAGCAGACGTAAAACGCGAAGGAGACGACATCACCGTTATCACCTATGGCCTTGCTGTGCATTTCGCTCTTCAAGCGGCAGAACGCCTGGCAGAAGACGGCATCTCGGCCCATATCCTGGATCTTCGCACCATTTATCCTTTGGATAAAGAAGGAATCATAGAAGCGGCCAAAAAAACGGGCAAAGTTCTTCTGGTCACTGAAGACAATAAAGAAGGAAGCATCATAGGGGAAGTGGCGGCGATCATCGCTGAAAACTGCCTGTTTGACTTAGATGCTCCGATCCGCCGCCTGGCTGGCCCGGACGTTCCGGCAATGGCCTATGCGCCGACAATGGAAAAATACTTCATGATCAATCCGGACAAAGTCGAAAAAGCCATGCGGGATTTGGCGGAGTTTTAA
- the meaB gene encoding methylmalonyl Co-A mutase-associated GTPase MeaB, producing MDREMESRRVMEGVKAAHDGMQAAPRKKFKKPQTKAFDYEELAEGVRSGSRLHLGKAITLLESSNPDHKQHGQELLNCLLPFTGNSIRIGITGVPGAGKSTFIETFGEMLTNLGHRVAVLAIDPSSSITGGSILGDKTRMESLARNPKAFIRPSPTAGTLGGVHKKTRETMLLCEAAGYDVILVETVGVGQSETLVRGMVDLFLLLVLTGAGDELQGMKKGILELADAIVVHKADSHNTDLAKKTVREYKQILHFLQQATEGWKTQALPASSLERTGISEIWAMVKDFEDTVKKSGYWKIRRQNQTKDWFRSMITDELLSRFFDDQARREKVKMLEQKVLQDDLTVSQAISNLFE from the coding sequence ATGGACCGCGAAATGGAATCACGCCGGGTGATGGAAGGCGTGAAAGCAGCCCATGACGGTATGCAAGCAGCGCCGCGGAAAAAATTCAAAAAACCGCAGACTAAAGCTTTTGACTATGAAGAATTAGCTGAAGGGGTCCGGAGTGGTTCGCGCCTGCATTTAGGAAAAGCGATTACGTTGCTTGAAAGTTCAAACCCGGACCATAAACAACATGGCCAGGAACTGTTGAACTGCTTGCTTCCTTTTACCGGGAACTCCATCCGGATTGGCATTACAGGAGTCCCGGGCGCTGGGAAAAGCACGTTTATCGAGACATTCGGCGAAATGCTGACAAATCTTGGCCACCGGGTGGCCGTGCTGGCAATCGATCCGAGTTCATCGATCACAGGCGGCAGCATCCTGGGCGACAAAACCCGCATGGAAAGCCTGGCCCGCAATCCGAAAGCCTTTATCCGGCCATCGCCGACTGCGGGAACGCTTGGCGGCGTCCATAAGAAAACGCGTGAAACGATGCTGCTTTGTGAAGCGGCGGGCTACGACGTCATCCTTGTGGAAACGGTCGGGGTCGGCCAAAGCGAAACGCTGGTGCGCGGCATGGTCGACCTGTTCTTGCTGCTTGTTCTGACAGGAGCCGGAGATGAACTGCAAGGCATGAAAAAAGGGATACTGGAACTGGCGGATGCCATTGTCGTCCATAAAGCGGACAGCCATAACACCGATTTGGCCAAAAAGACGGTGCGGGAATACAAGCAGATCCTGCATTTTCTTCAGCAAGCAACAGAAGGCTGGAAAACACAGGCACTGCCTGCTTCATCGCTTGAACGTACGGGCATTTCGGAAATCTGGGCAATGGTGAAGGACTTCGAAGACACCGTCAAGAAAAGCGGCTATTGGAAAATCCGCCGCCAGAACCAAACCAAAGACTGGTTCCGTTCGATGATTACCGATGAATTGCTGAGCCGCTTTTTTGATGATCAAGCCCGGCGGGAAAAAGTGAAAATGCTGGAGCAGAAAGTACTGCAGGACGACTTGACTGTATCACAGGCGATTTCGAATTTATTCGAGTAA
- the scpA gene encoding methylmalonyl-CoA mutase: protein MGKPDFTKVDLGKLEIKQNGAIHEEVFETNEGIAVKPAYSEKDIASQQESYPGFAPNIRGPYPTMYVSRPWTVRQYAGFSTAEESNAFYRRNLAMGQKGLSVAFDLATHRGYDSDHPRVTGDVGKAGVAIDSVEDMKILFDGIPLDQMSVSMTMNGAVVPIMAFFIVAAEEQGVSPEQLAGTIQNDILKEYMVRNTYIYPPAMSMQIIADIFKFTSTKMPKFNSISISGYHIQEAGATADIELAYTLADGLEYVRTGLAAGIDIDSFAPRLSFFWGIGMNYFMEIAKMRAAREIWAKMMKSFDPKNDKSLALRTHSQTSGWSLTEQDPFNNVTRTLIEANAAAMGHTQSLHTNALDEAIALPTDFSARIARNTQLFLQEETGMTKVIDPWGGSYYVESLTSELMEKAWQLIEEVEELGGMAKAIETGLPKMRIEEAAAKKQAQIDSNEEVIIGVNRYRLDEEDPIDILNIDNTLVRKTQIERIERMKASRDNDKVKEALAKLTAAAKTGDDNILECAVEAARFRATLGEISDAIEEASGRHKAVIRSVSGIYSANFSNHQEIEIVKEMTEDFIENEGRRPRILIAKMGQDGHDRGAKVIATAFADLGFDVDIGPLFQTPAETAQQAVENDVHVIGVSSLAAGHMTLVPDLWAELKKIGREDILIVVGGVIPAQDYEFLRNNGASAIFGPGTVIPVAAQKVIEEIYARLGYEEVAD, encoded by the coding sequence ATGGGCAAACCAGATTTCACAAAAGTGGATTTAGGAAAATTGGAAATCAAGCAAAACGGGGCAATCCACGAAGAGGTTTTCGAAACAAATGAAGGCATTGCGGTAAAGCCGGCTTATTCGGAAAAAGATATTGCATCCCAGCAGGAAAGTTATCCAGGGTTCGCTCCGAATATCCGTGGCCCGTATCCGACGATGTACGTATCGCGCCCATGGACGGTCCGCCAATATGCCGGTTTCTCTACAGCGGAAGAAAGCAATGCATTTTACCGCCGGAACCTGGCAATGGGCCAAAAAGGCTTGTCGGTCGCTTTTGACTTGGCAACCCACCGGGGATATGATTCCGATCATCCGCGTGTCACAGGAGATGTTGGAAAAGCGGGAGTGGCGATTGACAGCGTCGAGGACATGAAGATTCTTTTTGATGGCATCCCGCTTGACCAAATGTCGGTTTCCATGACGATGAACGGCGCAGTTGTACCAATCATGGCGTTCTTTATCGTGGCGGCAGAAGAACAAGGCGTTTCGCCGGAGCAATTGGCAGGCACGATTCAAAACGATATCTTAAAAGAATATATGGTGAGAAATACGTATATCTATCCGCCGGCGATGTCGATGCAGATCATTGCGGATATTTTCAAATTTACATCGACAAAAATGCCGAAATTCAACTCGATTTCCATATCGGGCTACCATATCCAAGAAGCGGGAGCTACAGCCGATATTGAACTCGCCTATACATTGGCGGATGGACTGGAATATGTCCGCACAGGCCTTGCAGCTGGCATTGATATCGATTCCTTTGCACCGCGGCTGTCATTTTTCTGGGGCATCGGCATGAATTACTTTATGGAAATTGCGAAAATGCGGGCTGCGCGGGAAATCTGGGCGAAAATGATGAAATCATTTGATCCGAAAAACGATAAATCCTTGGCTCTCCGCACCCATTCGCAGACGTCCGGCTGGAGCTTGACTGAACAAGATCCATTTAATAACGTCACACGGACTTTGATTGAAGCGAATGCGGCTGCGATGGGCCATACGCAATCGCTTCACACCAACGCATTGGATGAAGCGATTGCCTTGCCAACTGATTTTTCGGCGCGGATTGCCCGCAATACGCAATTGTTCCTGCAGGAAGAAACGGGAATGACCAAAGTCATCGATCCATGGGGCGGCTCGTATTATGTGGAATCGCTGACCAGCGAATTGATGGAGAAAGCGTGGCAATTGATTGAAGAAGTGGAAGAGCTCGGCGGTATGGCAAAAGCAATCGAGACAGGCCTTCCTAAAATGCGCATTGAAGAAGCTGCGGCTAAAAAACAAGCGCAAATCGATTCGAACGAAGAAGTCATTATCGGCGTCAACCGGTACCGCCTTGATGAAGAAGATCCGATTGACATTTTGAATATCGACAATACCTTGGTCCGCAAAACACAAATTGAGCGCATCGAACGCATGAAAGCGTCGCGCGACAATGACAAAGTGAAGGAAGCACTCGCTAAGCTGACGGCTGCCGCGAAAACCGGCGATGACAACATTCTGGAATGCGCCGTTGAGGCAGCGCGCTTCCGGGCAACGCTTGGTGAAATTTCTGATGCGATTGAAGAAGCATCCGGCCGGCATAAAGCGGTGATCCGTTCGGTGAGCGGAATCTACAGTGCCAATTTCTCAAATCACCAGGAAATTGAAATTGTAAAAGAAATGACGGAAGATTTTATTGAAAATGAAGGCCGCCGACCGCGCATCTTGATTGCGAAAATGGGGCAGGACGGCCATGACCGTGGAGCCAAAGTCATTGCGACGGCGTTCGCCGACTTGGGCTTTGATGTGGATATCGGCCCTTTGTTCCAGACGCCTGCCGAGACAGCACAGCAAGCGGTGGAAAATGATGTCCATGTCATCGGTGTCAGTTCATTGGCAGCCGGGCATATGACGCTCGTGCCGGACCTATGGGCAGAGCTGAAGAAAATCGGGCGGGAAGACATATTGATTGTCGTCGGCGGCGTCATACCGGCACAGGATTATGAATTCCTGAGAAATAACGGAGCCAGCGCTATTTTTGGCCCGGGAACCGTCATTCCGGTAGCGGCGCAAAAAGTCATCGAAGAGATTTATGCACGCCTCGGATATGAGGAAGTGGCTGACTGA